Proteins encoded within one genomic window of Candidatus Rokuibacteriota bacterium:
- a CDS encoding glycosyltransferase, whose protein sequence is MSPPVDVVIITFNRIDLTKRTIECYRGHVRHPYRLICVDNGSTDGTPDYLRSVADFVIANSANTGPSRARNLGYAVTTSEYVLFSDNDIEFEADVITRLVTAMEHEPRLGLVAPLLQHYLEETGNFPTGASLAEMTAVAAARAPASLQDIPLLMSTVVLARRSMIEEIGPWDTGYGLYGHEDSDYTLRARARGWRAAMAPDCYVHHSGAGIPALPNREAIAEQSRQVLLRRWGIKGANVTGIVDPSSFPTHTRSAPSQLRDHLKLIERYAATCRLPADWPVITERFLAVMPKIGQDVLVVGCGSGEAVKQLRHRYRRHAIGLVPTLRPDDVYGVQQGHGYELPFDDGSLDAVIARHSLEHSPMPLVDLLETRRVLRQNGLAILSLPAPSDGTQPSLLPLALTEAEWRRLFAIAGLALLHADTERGGEGPVHRYILQKAGDP, encoded by the coding sequence ATGAGCCCCCCTGTCGATGTGGTCATAATCACCTTCAACAGGATCGACCTCACCAAGCGCACGATCGAGTGCTACCGGGGCCACGTGCGCCACCCGTACCGGCTCATCTGCGTGGACAACGGCTCCACGGACGGCACGCCCGATTACTTGCGATCGGTCGCGGACTTCGTGATCGCCAACTCAGCCAACACGGGGCCCAGCCGGGCACGAAACCTGGGCTACGCGGTCACTACCTCGGAATACGTCCTCTTCAGCGACAACGACATCGAGTTCGAGGCCGACGTGATCACGCGTCTCGTGACGGCCATGGAGCACGAACCGCGCCTTGGCCTCGTGGCACCTCTGCTGCAGCACTATCTCGAAGAGACGGGCAACTTCCCTACGGGAGCCAGCCTCGCCGAGATGACGGCCGTGGCGGCCGCCCGGGCCCCCGCCTCGCTTCAGGACATTCCCCTCCTGATGTCCACGGTCGTCCTCGCGCGCCGGTCGATGATCGAAGAAATCGGCCCGTGGGACACCGGCTACGGCCTGTACGGCCACGAAGACTCCGACTACACGCTGCGGGCGCGCGCGCGAGGTTGGCGCGCCGCCATGGCCCCGGACTGCTATGTCCATCATTCGGGCGCAGGGATCCCCGCCTTGCCGAACCGAGAGGCCATCGCGGAGCAAAGCCGCCAGGTCCTGCTCCGGCGCTGGGGAATAAAGGGCGCCAACGTGACTGGCATCGTGGACCCGTCCTCTTTCCCCACGCACACGCGGTCCGCGCCGTCCCAACTTCGCGATCATCTGAAACTGATCGAGCGATACGCCGCGACGTGCCGGCTCCCCGCCGACTGGCCGGTCATCACCGAGCGTTTCCTAGCCGTGATGCCGAAGATCGGTCAGGATGTTCTGGTCGTCGGCTGCGGCAGCGGCGAGGCCGTGAAGCAGCTTCGCCATCGATACCGACGCCACGCTATCGGCCTCGTCCCAACGCTCAGGCCCGACGACGTGTACGGAGTGCAACAGGGCCACGGCTACGAGCTGCCGTTCGACGACGGGAGCTTGGACGCCGTGATCGCGCGGCATAGCCTCGAACACAGCCCGATGCCGCTCGTGGATCTCCTGGAGACCCGGCGCGTGCTGAGGCAGAACGGGCTGGCGATTCTGTCGCTGCCAGCTCCCTCCGACGGCACCCAGCCGTCCCTCCTTCCCCTGGCACTCACCGAGGCTGAGTGGCGACGCTTGTTTGCAATCGCCGGGCTGGCCCTGCTGCACGCAGACACCGAGCGCGGAGGCGAAGGCCCCGTGCACCGGTACATTCTGCAAAAGGCCGGCGATCCGTAG
- a CDS encoding flagellin translates to MPATGDLTRIRTNLAALNALEALRQINSRLGVAQLRLSTGRRINSAADDPSGLTLSNKLDVQARRMGQAISNIGDAENVLNIAEGGLQNLQSLLNEMSEKVLQAANDTQGTNERASIFQQLQQLGEEVDSVARQTQFNNVVLLTNQTMTFQSGPDGADITVFRISSAFTSAALSVNNLTVASQTLASTSLGSVTAALNSVSTVLQQLGASLQRMRIKADNLSIGKLNVIAAQSRIMDADLAAEQLESSKLQILQQTATAMLAAANNGPASILALFQ, encoded by the coding sequence ATGCCAGCTACCGGTGATCTGACACGGATTCGGACCAACCTCGCCGCCCTCAACGCCCTCGAAGCCCTCAGGCAGATCAACTCGCGCCTGGGCGTCGCCCAGTTGAGGCTCTCGACCGGGAGGCGGATCAACTCCGCGGCCGACGACCCCTCCGGGTTGACCTTGTCTAACAAGCTGGATGTCCAGGCCCGACGGATGGGCCAGGCCATCAGCAACATCGGCGACGCCGAGAACGTCCTGAACATCGCCGAGGGCGGGCTCCAGAACCTCCAGTCGCTCCTGAACGAGATGAGCGAAAAGGTCCTGCAGGCGGCCAACGACACCCAGGGCACCAACGAGCGGGCGTCCATCTTCCAGCAGCTCCAGCAGCTCGGGGAAGAGGTCGACTCGGTCGCCCGGCAGACCCAGTTTAACAACGTGGTCCTCCTGACCAACCAGACCATGACCTTCCAGAGCGGCCCGGACGGCGCCGACATCACCGTCTTTAGGATCTCAAGCGCCTTCACTTCCGCTGCCCTGTCGGTGAACAACCTGACGGTGGCGAGCCAGACCCTGGCCAGCACCTCGCTGGGCTCGGTCACCGCGGCTCTCAACTCGGTGTCCACCGTGCTCCAGCAGCTCGGTGCGTCGCTCCAGCGCATGCGCATCAAGGCCGACAACCTCTCGATCGGCAAGCTCAACGTTATCGCGGCTCAGAGCCGGATCATGGACGCCGACCTGGCGGCCGAGCAGCTTGAATCCTCCAAGCTGCAGATCCTCCAGCAGACGGCCACCGCCATGCTGGCCGCGGCCAACAACGGGCCAGCGTCGATCCTGGCCCTGTTCCAGTAA
- a CDS encoding glycosyltransferase has translation MTILTFNWSEPFLHLLAKTGHQLVVCDWMRPWNPAHRPVAANIRRVSSEADARQLLADGRVDYGLALRVDDLLWLGEERTPTFFVARHPLRDQVVDGTAWAAGRIRDLVATRLGTHGRFVTTSPLVHQSWGLDGPVIPPGLDLADYGGYTGHVPSVLSVGDPDDERDSMPGLEFLNSVLSNFYWTVIRVTRFLHHRDGEVWEDLKADYRRHRLFAFAPLDPDADGYGLPLLEAMATGMPVVTTPHPTSPVREGIDGFVGEDQESFARWTTRLLSDPALAHRLGEQARRRVAELFPLQAFCEQWEQALSHCGGDARVKRLHPAVDALPDQGRTPAMSETRRRVVHLRRRPERLKILVSVGNHPTLPSAYYARALRTRHDVLTSGPPLDDERLASTRQDLELRNPFRSKESVGEAMELLRRLRRAPDIPILEKHPPITDLLDRLPRNWRPDLFIWFDDDVRDFMPQGVERLDCPTACVISDFHIEGRFRLDRARAFDHVFVMYDRRHVRYFAEAGCRSVHWLPTACDPAIHRGFDVEKAFDIVFIGQTRPSNNPDRFRLLTRLMRGGFDVFVTTKYLEDATLAFSRARIVFNCSLVGGLIQRVFEACASGSLLLTNRLAPETGLDELLQDRVHLVCYDDHNLDALAQYYLEHPDEREAIAREGQREVLARHTYAHRVESLLTAVFRPAATVLPPVPTRGAVLVPVNAP, from the coding sequence ATGACCATCCTCACCTTTAACTGGAGCGAGCCGTTCCTCCACCTGCTGGCGAAGACCGGCCACCAGCTCGTCGTCTGCGACTGGATGCGGCCGTGGAATCCCGCCCACCGGCCGGTCGCGGCAAACATCCGCCGAGTCTCGTCGGAAGCCGACGCCCGCCAGCTCCTGGCCGACGGGCGTGTGGACTACGGGCTCGCCCTCAGGGTAGACGATCTCCTCTGGCTTGGCGAAGAGCGGACCCCGACCTTCTTTGTTGCGCGCCATCCGCTCCGCGACCAGGTGGTCGATGGGACTGCCTGGGCCGCAGGCCGTATCCGCGACCTGGTGGCGACACGTCTGGGAACGCACGGGCGGTTCGTCACAACATCCCCGCTGGTCCACCAGAGCTGGGGATTGGACGGCCCGGTGATCCCACCCGGGCTCGACCTTGCGGACTACGGCGGCTACACCGGGCACGTCCCGAGCGTGCTGAGCGTCGGTGACCCGGACGACGAGCGGGACTCGATGCCCGGCCTCGAGTTCCTCAACTCGGTGCTGTCCAACTTCTACTGGACCGTCATCCGCGTGACCCGGTTCCTCCACCACCGTGATGGAGAAGTCTGGGAGGACCTCAAGGCCGATTACCGCCGCCACCGGCTCTTTGCGTTCGCGCCCCTCGATCCCGACGCGGACGGCTACGGCCTGCCGCTGCTCGAGGCGATGGCCACAGGAATGCCCGTGGTCACGACGCCGCACCCCACCTCTCCCGTTCGCGAGGGTATCGACGGGTTCGTGGGTGAGGATCAGGAGAGCTTCGCGCGCTGGACAACCAGGCTTCTGTCGGATCCCGCCCTCGCGCACCGGCTGGGGGAGCAAGCGCGCCGGCGCGTGGCTGAGCTGTTCCCGCTCCAGGCGTTTTGTGAGCAGTGGGAGCAGGCTCTCTCGCACTGTGGTGGGGACGCCCGCGTCAAGCGTCTGCACCCCGCGGTAGACGCCTTACCGGATCAAGGCAGGACCCCCGCGATGTCCGAGACCCGGAGGCGAGTCGTCCACCTCCGCCGCAGGCCCGAACGCCTGAAGATCCTGGTGAGCGTCGGAAACCATCCGACGCTCCCATCGGCGTACTACGCGCGCGCGCTTCGCACGCGTCACGACGTGCTGACCTCCGGCCCGCCCCTCGATGACGAGCGGCTGGCCTCGACCCGGCAGGACCTGGAGCTGCGCAACCCGTTCAGATCGAAGGAGTCCGTCGGCGAAGCGATGGAGCTCCTCCGGCGTCTCAGACGCGCGCCCGACATCCCCATCCTGGAAAAGCACCCCCCGATCACGGATCTCCTCGACCGGCTCCCCCGGAACTGGCGGCCGGACCTCTTCATCTGGTTCGACGACGACGTCCGCGACTTCATGCCGCAGGGGGTGGAACGCCTCGACTGCCCCACCGCCTGCGTCATCAGCGATTTCCACATCGAGGGCCGCTTCAGGCTCGACCGCGCGCGCGCGTTCGATCACGTGTTCGTCATGTACGACCGTCGGCACGTCCGCTACTTCGCGGAGGCCGGCTGCCGGAGCGTGCACTGGCTCCCGACCGCGTGCGATCCGGCGATCCACCGCGGCTTCGACGTCGAGAAGGCCTTCGATATCGTCTTCATCGGCCAGACCCGGCCCTCGAACAACCCCGACCGCTTCCGCCTACTGACCCGGCTCATGCGCGGTGGGTTCGACGTATTCGTGACAACCAAGTACCTGGAGGACGCGACGCTCGCCTTCTCCCGCGCGCGGATCGTCTTCAACTGCAGCCTGGTCGGCGGGCTGATCCAGCGGGTGTTCGAAGCCTGCGCCTCCGGGAGCCTCCTGCTTACCAATCGACTGGCGCCGGAAACCGGGCTCGACGAGCTGCTGCAGGACCGCGTCCACCTGGTCTGCTACGACGACCACAACTTAGACGCGCTCGCGCAGTACTACCTCGAGCATCCCGACGAGCGCGAGGCAATCGCCCGCGAAGGTCAGCGCGAGGTCCTGGCGCGCCACACGTACGCCCACCGCGTCGAGAGCCTCTTGACGGCGGTCTTCCGCCCGGCGGCGACCGTCTTACCCCCGGTGCCGACCCGTGGCGCTGTGCTCGTCCCCGTGAACGCCCCCTGA
- a CDS encoding DUF4915 domain-containing protein, giving the protein MARREEGRWARHDGEWRDPAQIVALWGDAGARDPGLLSYRARGSWWETLAALDVTLLVTREYEHLVVALTVADGAPRVSYLQVPHPSGLAVDPASGSVYLASTRNPNVVYELAPAAGRLARLDVRADPPPGCPLVPVRARFLPGCLYLHDLAMIDGALHATAVGQNAVIRLHDDGRYARMWWPRCIEAASGPVFGGNHLQLNSIAAGPDLASSYFSASADRLSERRPGHRNFPVDGRGVIFSGATREVVARGLTRPHSARLANGRLWVNNSGYGELGTIEDGRFVPILRLPGWTRGLAFSGSVAFVGTSRVLPRFRRYAPGLDLETSLCGVHAVDTASGRVLGSLFWPAGNQIFAIDCAPTKLTSGFPFRGGRPRSRRQERALFYAFATRFEEG; this is encoded by the coding sequence ATGGCGCGCCGAGAGGAGGGGCGGTGGGCCCGGCACGACGGCGAGTGGCGCGACCCCGCGCAGATCGTCGCCCTCTGGGGCGACGCCGGCGCGCGCGATCCGGGTCTGCTCAGCTACCGGGCCCGGGGAAGCTGGTGGGAGACGCTCGCGGCGCTGGACGTGACCCTGCTGGTCACGCGGGAGTACGAGCACCTGGTCGTCGCGCTGACCGTCGCCGACGGGGCGCCGCGCGTCTCCTACCTGCAGGTCCCCCACCCCTCGGGCCTCGCCGTGGACCCGGCCAGCGGCTCGGTCTACCTCGCGAGCACGCGTAACCCGAACGTCGTGTACGAGCTGGCGCCCGCCGCCGGCCGGCTCGCGCGTCTGGATGTCCGGGCCGACCCGCCGCCCGGCTGCCCGCTCGTTCCGGTCCGGGCGCGCTTCCTGCCCGGCTGCCTCTACCTCCACGACCTGGCGATGATCGACGGCGCGCTTCACGCGACAGCGGTCGGCCAGAACGCCGTCATCCGCCTGCACGACGACGGCCGGTACGCGCGCATGTGGTGGCCCCGCTGCATCGAAGCGGCGTCCGGGCCGGTCTTCGGCGGCAACCACCTCCAGCTCAACTCGATCGCCGCGGGCCCGGACCTCGCAAGCTCGTACTTCTCCGCCTCGGCGGACCGACTCTCCGAGCGCCGGCCGGGTCACAGGAACTTTCCGGTGGACGGGCGAGGCGTCATCTTTTCCGGCGCCACGCGCGAAGTCGTGGCGCGGGGGCTGACACGGCCCCACTCGGCGCGCCTGGCGAACGGCCGCCTCTGGGTTAACAACAGCGGCTACGGAGAGCTGGGGACGATCGAGGACGGCCGCTTCGTCCCGATCCTCAGGCTCCCGGGATGGACGCGCGGGCTCGCGTTTTCGGGATCCGTCGCGTTCGTCGGCACGTCGCGGGTGCTCCCGCGCTTCCGGCGCTACGCGCCCGGTCTGGACCTGGAGACGAGCCTCTGCGGCGTCCACGCGGTGGACACGGCGTCGGGGCGCGTCCTGGGGAGCCTCTTCTGGCCGGCGGGGAACCAGATCTTCGCGATCGACTGCGCGCCGACCAAGCTGACCTCCGGTTTCCCGTTCCGGGGCGGACGGCCGCGCTCGCGCCGTCAGGAACGAGCGCTCTTTTACGCCTTCGCGACCCGCTTCGAGGAGGGTTGA
- a CDS encoding NAD-dependent epimerase/dehydratase family protein: MAKRVLITGAAGFVGANLSRRLLRDGHDLHLLVSRRTPAWRIDPIRSEVRVYDVDLRDGETVARVVRAIRPEWVFHLAAYGAYPSQTALHRMVQTNIVGTINLVEAYLRTGWEAFVNTGSSSEYGFKDHAASERELLEPNSHYAVTKASATLFCRYTARSRGVHLPTLRLYSVYGPFEEPGRLIPTLALDGLEGKLPPLVSPDVARDYVCVEDVTDAYLLAAARTAQEPGAIYNVGTGVQTPLREVVALARRVLGIPVEPAWGSMPPRQWDTPVWVSDARRIRDDLGWRPRYTLEAGFRLTVKWFQDNRHLHRLYRAGQCRSAEASHGRGEVWVSFSGRAAEHFP; the protein is encoded by the coding sequence ATGGCGAAGCGCGTCCTGATCACCGGGGCGGCCGGGTTTGTCGGCGCAAACCTGAGCCGGCGACTCCTCCGCGACGGGCACGACCTCCACCTCCTGGTCAGCCGTCGCACCCCGGCTTGGCGGATCGACCCGATCCGGAGCGAGGTCCGGGTGTACGACGTGGATCTCAGGGACGGTGAGACCGTTGCGCGCGTGGTCCGCGCCATCCGGCCCGAGTGGGTCTTCCACCTGGCCGCCTACGGCGCCTATCCCTCGCAGACGGCCCTTCACCGGATGGTCCAGACTAATATCGTCGGCACGATTAACCTGGTGGAGGCGTACCTCAGGACCGGGTGGGAGGCATTCGTCAACACCGGCTCGTCGTCTGAGTACGGCTTCAAGGACCACGCGGCGTCAGAGCGGGAGCTGCTCGAGCCGAACAGCCACTACGCGGTGACCAAGGCCTCCGCGACACTCTTCTGCCGCTATACAGCTCGTAGTCGCGGCGTCCACCTGCCGACACTCCGCCTCTACTCGGTCTACGGGCCGTTTGAAGAGCCGGGGCGGCTCATACCGACGCTGGCCCTTGACGGGCTGGAGGGAAAGCTGCCGCCGCTGGTGAGCCCCGATGTCGCCCGCGACTATGTCTGCGTCGAAGACGTCACGGACGCCTACCTCCTGGCCGCTGCACGGACCGCCCAGGAACCTGGCGCCATCTACAACGTGGGAACCGGCGTTCAGACTCCCCTGCGGGAGGTCGTTGCGCTTGCGCGCCGGGTCCTGGGGATCCCGGTCGAGCCCGCGTGGGGGTCGATGCCGCCCCGGCAGTGGGACACCCCGGTCTGGGTCTCGGACGCCCGAAGGATCCGGGATGACCTGGGCTGGCGCCCCCGCTACACGCTCGAGGCCGGCTTCCGCCTCACGGTGAAGTGGTTCCAGGATAACCGCCACCTGCACCGCCTCTACCGGGCGGGCCAGTGCCGCTCGGCCGAAGCCTCACATGGCCGCGGGGAAGTCTGGGTCAGCTTTTCAGGCCGGGCTGCCGAACACTTCCCCTAG
- a CDS encoding transketolase, with protein MRPGPQTTLAPETRTDPAPALSARAIRRIVLEQAKRANVGHIGSALCVADILAALYGSILRMAHPADPKRDCFILSKGHAALALYAALFLKGWLSREALDTYCADASLLGVHPDHALPGVDFSTGSLGHGLPMGAGVALGARLQRSSRRIFVLVSDAECNEGSLWEAVMFAAHHRLANLVAIVDLNGQQALGRTDAILALPGLEGRWQAFGWDAHVVDGHDGAAIERTIAGLDTRSGPPHVLIARTVFGKGVSFMERRLEWHYLPMSEAQYRQALAEVCGNR; from the coding sequence ATGCGGCCCGGACCCCAAACGACCCTCGCCCCGGAGACGCGGACCGACCCCGCTCCCGCCCTCTCCGCCCGCGCGATCCGCCGGATCGTGCTGGAGCAGGCGAAGCGCGCTAACGTGGGACACATCGGCTCTGCGCTTTGTGTCGCCGACATCCTGGCCGCGCTGTACGGAAGCATCCTTCGGATGGCCCACCCGGCCGATCCCAAGCGGGACTGCTTCATCCTCTCGAAAGGCCACGCCGCCCTCGCCCTCTACGCGGCCCTCTTCCTGAAAGGGTGGCTCAGCCGCGAGGCGCTCGACACCTATTGCGCGGACGCGAGCCTCCTGGGGGTACACCCTGACCACGCGCTGCCGGGCGTCGATTTCTCGACGGGCTCGCTCGGTCACGGGCTTCCGATGGGCGCAGGAGTAGCGCTGGGGGCGCGCCTCCAGCGCTCATCCCGGCGCATCTTCGTCCTGGTAAGCGACGCGGAGTGCAACGAGGGCTCGCTCTGGGAGGCGGTGATGTTCGCGGCGCACCACCGGCTCGCCAACCTGGTCGCCATCGTGGACCTGAACGGGCAGCAGGCGCTCGGCCGCACCGACGCGATCCTGGCGCTCCCCGGCCTGGAGGGCCGCTGGCAGGCGTTCGGCTGGGACGCGCACGTCGTCGACGGCCACGACGGGGCCGCAATCGAGCGGACCATCGCCGGGCTCGACACGCGGTCGGGCCCGCCCCACGTCTTGATCGCGCGCACGGTCTTCGGCAAGGGCGTCTCCTTCATGGAACGGCGCCTCGAGTGGCACTACCTGCCGATGTCGGAGGCGCAGTACCGGCAGGCGCTGGCGGAGGTCTGCGGAAACCGATGA
- a CDS encoding N-acetyltransferase: protein MNRVIHGTVTVGPGVSLGWNVILLQGVELGEGVTIGHHTIIYPGTRIGARTVIGDHCVIGRRPVTSPASPRHAKQLPPLEIGTGCVIGASCVLVAGSRIGDGVFIGDLASIDERCQVSDHVSIGPRVMVEPESFIGEATEIQAGSHIAGTTVIEDHVLLGAQVTTVNDNRMARGGGQRGPRIRSGVRIGANATILGGLTVGEDAVVGAGAVVLRDVPNYMVAVGVPARVVKDVGAEQLPTSPGLAITIGAQ from the coding sequence ATGAACCGCGTGATCCACGGCACAGTCACCGTCGGCCCGGGCGTCTCGTTGGGCTGGAACGTCATCCTGCTGCAGGGGGTCGAGCTGGGCGAAGGCGTCACGATCGGCCACCACACCATCATCTACCCGGGAACCCGCATCGGCGCCCGCACCGTCATCGGCGACCACTGCGTCATCGGGCGCCGGCCCGTCACGAGCCCGGCGAGCCCACGGCACGCGAAGCAGCTCCCGCCCCTGGAGATCGGGACGGGATGCGTAATCGGAGCCTCGTGCGTGCTGGTCGCGGGATCCCGGATCGGGGACGGGGTCTTCATCGGCGATCTGGCGTCGATCGACGAACGCTGCCAGGTCAGCGACCACGTCAGCATCGGCCCGAGGGTCATGGTCGAGCCCGAGAGCTTCATCGGCGAGGCCACCGAGATCCAGGCCGGCTCCCACATCGCCGGCACCACGGTGATCGAGGACCATGTGCTTCTCGGCGCCCAGGTCACCACGGTCAACGACAACCGGATGGCCAGGGGCGGTGGACAGCGGGGGCCACGGATCCGATCGGGTGTCCGGATCGGCGCCAACGCGACGATCCTCGGCGGCCTGACGGTCGGCGAGGACGCGGTGGTGGGCGCCGGCGCCGTCGTGCTCCGCGACGTGCCGAACTACATGGTAGCCGTCGGCGTCCCGGCCCGCGTCGTCAAAGATGTCGGCGCCGAGCAGCTGCCGACCTCGCCCGGACTTGCGATCACGATCGGCGCTCAGTGA
- a CDS encoding flagellar protein FliS, whose protein sequence is MPATAESYARTAYLETHTRGMSPQQVLLQLYDIAIAGCVARDMRRASAALVELIAALDFSYEEIARGLYRLYEYALREVKAERYETPINILRELRDTWEQAFAAMPG, encoded by the coding sequence ATGCCCGCTACTGCTGAAAGCTACGCACGGACGGCATACCTCGAAACCCACACGCGGGGAATGTCTCCCCAGCAGGTGCTGCTCCAGCTCTACGATATCGCCATCGCCGGCTGCGTGGCCCGGGACATGCGCCGGGCCAGCGCCGCGCTGGTGGAGCTGATCGCCGCCCTCGACTTCAGCTATGAGGAGATCGCCCGCGGCCTCTACCGGCTCTACGAGTACGCGCTCCGGGAAGTCAAGGCGGAGCGTTACGAAACTCCGATCAACATCCTCCGTGAGCTCCGGGACACCTGGGAGCAGGCCTTCGCCGCGATGCCTGGATAG
- a CDS encoding 1-deoxy-D-xylulose-5-phosphate synthase, with product MRGAFATALIELAAADPRILLLTGDLGFMVLEPFAERFPERFFNAGVAEQNMIGLATGLARSGFIPFVYSIATFASMRPYEFIRNGPILHRLPVRIVGVGAGFEYGHAGPSHHGLEDIGIMRVQPGLTLIAPADHRQTRTALQKTWDLPGPIYLSLGKDDRTIVPGLDGRFELGRADLVHDGTDVLMLATGAIASEAVAAADALARHGVACAVMVVASLNPAPTDDLLGVLERFSVALTVEAHYVVGGLGSLVSETIAEHGLRCRLVRCGARTAPDGRSGSNAALSRAHGLSRDALVRTVLAALATVTV from the coding sequence ATGAGGGGCGCGTTCGCGACCGCGCTCATCGAGCTGGCCGCGGCGGATCCGCGGATCCTGCTGCTGACCGGCGACCTCGGCTTCATGGTGCTCGAGCCGTTCGCCGAGCGGTTCCCCGAGCGCTTCTTCAACGCGGGCGTCGCCGAACAGAACATGATCGGGCTCGCCACAGGCCTGGCCAGGAGCGGGTTCATCCCGTTCGTCTATTCGATCGCGACGTTCGCCTCGATGCGCCCGTACGAGTTCATCCGGAACGGGCCGATCCTGCACCGCCTGCCCGTGCGCATCGTGGGCGTGGGCGCCGGGTTCGAATACGGCCACGCGGGCCCGAGCCACCACGGGCTGGAGGACATCGGCATCATGCGCGTCCAGCCCGGGCTCACGCTCATCGCTCCGGCGGATCACCGGCAGACGCGCACGGCGCTCCAGAAGACCTGGGACCTGCCGGGCCCGATCTACCTGAGCCTGGGCAAGGACGACCGGACCATCGTGCCCGGCCTCGACGGTCGCTTCGAGCTGGGCCGGGCCGACCTGGTCCACGACGGCACCGATGTCCTCATGCTCGCCACCGGCGCCATCGCGAGCGAGGCCGTCGCCGCCGCGGACGCGCTCGCCCGACACGGGGTCGCGTGCGCCGTGATGGTCGTCGCCAGCCTCAACCCGGCTCCCACTGACGACCTGCTCGGCGTCCTCGAGCGCTTTTCCGTGGCGCTCACGGTCGAGGCCCACTACGTCGTCGGGGGCCTGGGCTCGCTCGTGTCGGAGACGATCGCCGAGCACGGCCTCCGTTGCCGGCTCGTGCGTTGCGGGGCCCGGACGGCCCCGGACGGGCGGTCGGGAAGCAACGCGGCCCTCTCGCGTGCCCACGGGCTCTCGCGCGACGCGCTCGTCCGGACCGTGCTCGCCGCGCTGGCCACGGTGACGGTGTAG
- a CDS encoding sulfotransferase, producing MISAMYENGGNATHRFLDGHPQLFVYPFESQLGTRLVGDHLASLFPVKYRWPVFALHATPREDYETIIDEECRVRARTPHVSKFRHVAFDFSDEDRRAIYERYVGETGRSRAANVAAFFRATFHAWRNHARTGAEVAYVGYSPIVVVDADRILADFPQAHVLHVVRNPWSAYADTKRRPVPLPLPQYMLAWTVSQYHALIFSERFPGQVHIVRAEDIMAGPLATLGTLCDRLGLERAEALRRPSWNSQPLEEVYPWGTLRAVTPEANLATARELSEEERADIRSFAWQYLDAFDYKRFL from the coding sequence ATGATCAGCGCGATGTACGAGAACGGGGGCAACGCAACCCACCGGTTCCTCGACGGCCATCCGCAGCTCTTCGTCTATCCGTTCGAATCGCAGCTTGGCACCCGGCTCGTCGGTGACCACCTGGCTTCCCTCTTCCCCGTGAAGTACCGCTGGCCCGTCTTCGCCCTCCACGCGACGCCCCGCGAGGACTACGAGACCATTATCGATGAGGAGTGCCGCGTCCGGGCCCGCACCCCCCACGTGAGCAAGTTCCGCCACGTGGCGTTCGACTTCTCCGACGAAGATCGGCGGGCGATCTACGAGCGGTACGTGGGCGAGACCGGACGGTCGCGCGCCGCCAACGTGGCCGCGTTTTTCCGGGCCACCTTCCACGCGTGGCGGAACCACGCCCGGACCGGCGCGGAGGTGGCGTACGTCGGGTACAGCCCCATCGTCGTCGTGGACGCCGACAGGATCCTGGCCGATTTTCCGCAGGCCCACGTGCTTCACGTCGTGCGCAATCCGTGGTCCGCCTACGCCGACACGAAGCGGCGCCCGGTCCCCCTCCCCCTGCCCCAGTACATGCTCGCCTGGACGGTGAGCCAGTACCATGCGCTGATCTTCAGCGAGCGCTTCCCCGGGCAGGTCCACATCGTCCGGGCCGAAGACATCATGGCCGGCCCCCTCGCCACCCTGGGCACGCTCTGCGACCGCCTGGGGCTCGAGCGCGCAGAGGCCCTCAGACGGCCGAGCTGGAACAGCCAACCACTCGAGGAGGTCTACCCGTGGGGGACCCTCCGCGCGGTCACGCCCGAGGCCAACCTGGCCACCGCCCGGGAGCTTTCGGAGGAGGAGCGCGCGGATATCCGGTCCTTCGCCTGGCAGTACCTCGACGCCTTCGACTACAAGCGGTTCCTCTAG